A genomic segment from Bradyrhizobium sp. ISRA430 encodes:
- a CDS encoding rhodanese-like domain-containing protein gives MSDGKTFDGKVRDAREGSVRMVAPDEARRLIEQGGVTVIDVGDEWQLRERGTLPGARNITHGELAIKADTKQEHRDPALQDSNQKILLTCGGGGKATLSAAALQEMGFTDVSVLQGGCRGWQKAGYALEPYPGSDSATTAQDAGK, from the coding sequence ATGAGCGACGGAAAGACGTTCGATGGCAAAGTGCGGGACGCCCGCGAGGGCAGCGTTCGCATGGTTGCGCCAGACGAAGCCAGGCGACTGATCGAGCAAGGTGGTGTCACCGTCATCGATGTCGGCGACGAGTGGCAGTTGCGCGAGCGCGGCACACTGCCCGGTGCCCGCAACATCACGCATGGCGAGCTCGCGATCAAAGCCGACACGAAGCAAGAGCATCGCGATCCTGCCTTGCAGGACAGCAATCAGAAGATCCTCCTCACCTGCGGCGGTGGCGGCAAGGCGACGCTGTCGGCCGCCGCCCTGCAGGAGATGGGATTTACCGACGTGTCCGTGCTCCAGGGTGGCTGCCGCGGCTGGCAGAAGGCCGGCTATGCGCTGGAGCCGTATCCCGGCTCGGACAGCGCCACTACCGCGCAGGACGCCGGCAAGTAG
- a CDS encoding NAD(P)-dependent oxidoreductase, whose protein sequence is MTTTIAILAPGAMGSAVARRLGEHGARVLTSLKERSEATLKRAADAGMVGAEDDEIADADIILSIVPPGEAVALAERLARLIVRREKKPVVVDCNAVNVETVLRIEEIISSAQAPFVDAGIIGFPPQPGSKGPAFYMSGEHAKDVAVLKQLGLDLRIVEGPVGAASALKMSYAGIVKGLAGIGSAMVLAATKAGAADALRNELALSQPAILARLEVALPDMIPKAYRWIAEMREISGFLGPDHPASQIYEGFARWFEHLAEDAKGEATEAELLKAFAANVQKKV, encoded by the coding sequence ATGACAACCACGATAGCGATTCTTGCACCGGGCGCCATGGGTAGCGCGGTGGCCCGCCGCCTCGGCGAGCACGGCGCGCGCGTGCTCACCTCCTTGAAGGAGCGGAGCGAAGCGACGCTGAAACGGGCGGCAGACGCGGGCATGGTCGGCGCCGAGGACGATGAGATCGCTGACGCCGACATCATTCTCTCGATCGTGCCGCCGGGCGAGGCCGTCGCGCTGGCGGAGCGCCTGGCGCGACTGATCGTCAGGCGCGAGAAGAAGCCTGTCGTCGTCGACTGCAATGCCGTCAATGTCGAAACCGTGCTCCGCATTGAGGAGATCATCAGCTCGGCGCAGGCGCCATTCGTCGATGCCGGCATCATCGGCTTCCCGCCGCAGCCCGGCAGCAAGGGACCGGCGTTCTACATGTCCGGCGAGCATGCCAAGGACGTCGCCGTGTTGAAGCAACTCGGGCTGGACCTGCGCATCGTCGAGGGGCCGGTCGGCGCAGCCTCCGCGCTCAAAATGTCCTACGCCGGAATCGTCAAGGGCCTCGCCGGCATCGGCTCGGCCATGGTGCTTGCTGCGACCAAGGCGGGCGCGGCGGATGCGCTTCGCAACGAGCTCGCACTGAGCCAGCCTGCGATCCTGGCGCGGCTCGAGGTCGCGCTGCCGGACATGATCCCAAAGGCCTATCGCTGGATTGCGGAGATGCGGGAGATTTCCGGCTTCCTCGGCCCGGATCATCCGGCAAGCCAGATCTACGAAGGCTTTGCACGCTGGTTCGAGCATCTTGCCGAGGATGCGAAGGGCGAGGCGACGGAAGCGGAGCTGTTGAAAGCGTTCGCGGCGAATGTCCAAAAGAAGGTCTAG
- the recG gene encoding ATP-dependent DNA helicase RecG, translated as MRPSLLNPLFAPVTSLPGVGPKQDKLLRYLLDRDETPRLVDLLLHLPSNVIDRRARPKIRDAVPGTVVTLEVTIDRHRPPPPRNARAPYLVYASDDTGDVVLTFFRAKPGYVEKLLPMGEKRYVSGTLQMYDGIPQIVHPDRVLDEEAIAKLSGIDPVYPLTEGLALGSLRRAIAQALQKLPSLPEWISPDVLRRCNFPPLAEALIRVHQPVELTDVLPDQRFWSRLAFDELLAGQLALALIRARLRRPAGVRNAGDGHLRNKIIDALPYALTPSQRSAAAAIADDLKQSVRMLRLLQGDVGSGKTVVALLAAAAVAEVGKQAALMAPTEILARQHIKTIAPLAERAGLRVAILTGREKGKERREILARLAEGEIDLLVGTHALIQDDVIFGDLALAVVDEQHRFGVRERLALTSKGEAVDVLVLSATPIPRTLVLTYFGDMDISELREKPAGRQPIDTRAVPMSRIEEVMDGVGRALQSGKLVYWICPLVEESEAEGTEHLTNATKRFESLQKRFGDRVGLVHGQMKGAEKDRVMGQFAAHEIGLLVATTVVEVGVDVPAATIMVIENAERFGLAQLHQLRGRIGRGSEASTCLLLYSEPLGEMSKARLKVIRETTDGFRIAEEDLKLRGEGDVLGVRQSGLPGYRIARSEVHSQLITQARDEALRIMNDDPKLKGERGEALRCLLYLYERDEAIPLIGAG; from the coding sequence ATGCGCCCCAGCCTGCTCAACCCGCTGTTTGCTCCCGTGACCAGCCTCCCCGGCGTCGGTCCGAAGCAGGACAAGCTGTTGCGCTATCTGCTCGACCGCGATGAGACGCCGCGGCTGGTCGACCTCCTCCTGCACTTGCCGAGCAACGTGATCGACCGCCGCGCGCGGCCGAAGATCCGTGACGCCGTGCCGGGAACCGTGGTGACGCTGGAGGTGACGATCGACCGCCACCGCCCTCCGCCGCCGCGCAATGCGCGCGCGCCCTATCTCGTCTACGCCAGCGACGATACCGGCGACGTCGTGCTGACCTTCTTCCGCGCCAAGCCCGGCTATGTCGAGAAGCTGCTGCCGATGGGCGAGAAGCGCTACGTCTCCGGCACGCTGCAGATGTATGACGGCATCCCGCAGATCGTGCATCCCGACCGCGTGCTGGACGAGGAGGCCATCGCGAAGCTCTCCGGGATCGATCCCGTCTATCCGCTGACCGAGGGGCTGGCGCTCGGCTCGCTGCGCCGCGCGATCGCGCAGGCGCTGCAGAAGCTCCCCTCCTTGCCGGAATGGATCAGCCCGGACGTGCTCCGCCGCTGCAACTTCCCGCCTCTCGCCGAGGCACTCATCCGTGTGCATCAGCCCGTCGAGCTCACCGACGTCCTGCCCGACCAGCGCTTCTGGTCGCGCCTCGCCTTCGACGAGCTCTTGGCCGGGCAACTGGCGCTGGCGCTGATCCGTGCGCGGTTGCGCCGGCCCGCCGGCGTGCGCAACGCCGGCGACGGCCACCTGCGCAACAAGATCATCGATGCCCTGCCCTATGCGCTGACACCCTCCCAGCGCAGTGCCGCGGCCGCGATCGCCGATGATCTGAAACAATCCGTGCGCATGCTCCGTCTGCTTCAGGGCGACGTCGGCTCCGGCAAGACCGTGGTGGCGTTACTCGCTGCTGCCGCCGTCGCCGAGGTCGGCAAGCAGGCCGCGTTGATGGCGCCGACCGAAATCCTGGCGCGCCAACACATCAAGACCATCGCGCCGCTCGCCGAGCGCGCCGGCTTGCGGGTCGCGATCCTCACCGGGCGGGAAAAAGGCAAGGAGCGGCGCGAGATTCTCGCGCGGCTCGCCGAGGGCGAGATCGATCTCCTCGTCGGCACCCATGCGCTGATCCAGGACGACGTGATCTTTGGGGATCTCGCGCTTGCCGTCGTCGACGAGCAGCACCGTTTCGGCGTGCGCGAGCGATTGGCGCTGACCTCGAAGGGCGAGGCCGTTGACGTGCTGGTGCTGAGCGCCACGCCGATCCCGCGCACGCTGGTGCTGACCTATTTCGGCGACATGGACATCAGCGAGCTGCGCGAAAAGCCCGCCGGCCGGCAGCCGATCGACACCCGCGCGGTGCCGATGAGCCGGATCGAGGAGGTCATGGACGGCGTCGGCCGCGCGCTCCAGTCCGGCAAGCTGGTCTACTGGATTTGTCCGCTGGTCGAGGAGTCCGAGGCCGAAGGCACCGAGCACCTGACCAACGCGACGAAACGTTTCGAGAGTTTGCAGAAGCGCTTCGGCGACCGCGTCGGGCTCGTCCACGGGCAGATGAAGGGCGCAGAGAAGGACCGCGTGATGGGCCAGTTCGCCGCCCACGAGATCGGGCTCCTGGTTGCGACCACCGTGGTCGAGGTCGGCGTCGACGTGCCGGCCGCCACCATCATGGTGATCGAGAACGCCGAGCGCTTCGGCCTTGCCCAGCTCCATCAATTGCGCGGCCGTATCGGACGCGGCTCCGAAGCTTCGACCTGCCTCCTGCTTTACTCAGAGCCGCTCGGCGAAATGTCGAAGGCGCGGCTGAAGGTGATCCGCGAGACCACCGACGGCTTTCGCATCGCCGAGGAAGATTTGAAGCTGCGCGGCGAAGGCGACGTGCTCGGCGTGCGCCAAAGCGGCCTGCCCGGCTATCGGATCGCGCGTTCGGAGGTCCACAGCCAGCTCATCACGCAGGCCCGCGACGAGGCCCTGCGCATCATGAACGACGATCCGAAGCTGAAGGGCGAGCGCGGCGAAGCGCTGCGCTGCCTGCTGTATCTGTATGAGCGGGATGAAGCAATTCCGCTGATTGGGGCGGGTTAA
- a CDS encoding succinate dehydrogenase assembly factor 2 yields MTGTTRSSDGLDERRKRLLFRCWHRGTREMDLILGRFADAEIGNLSDAELTELEHLLEVPDPDFYAAVTGDKVLPGDVAGALFARIKAFPIADGNA; encoded by the coding sequence ATGACGGGAACGACACGATCGAGCGACGGGCTGGATGAGCGTCGCAAGCGGCTTCTGTTCCGCTGCTGGCACCGCGGCACGCGCGAGATGGACCTCATCCTCGGCCGCTTTGCCGATGCCGAGATTGGCAACCTGTCCGATGCCGAACTGACCGAGCTCGAGCACCTGCTGGAGGTGCCCGATCCCGATTTCTACGCGGCCGTCACGGGAGACAAAGTGCTTCCGGGTGACGTTGCAGGCGCGCTGTTCGCGCGTATCAAGGCATTTCCGATTGCGGACGGCAACGCATGA